The Mycolicibacterium boenickei genome has a segment encoding these proteins:
- a CDS encoding SMP-30/gluconolactonase/LRE family protein, giving the protein MTSVEAIAAVPFVDGIVYGEGPRWHGDRLWFTDGLAGRVYSAGETGDLAVEVELARASGLGWLPDETLVVSTLFAAELHHADARGNVTASYDVSDIAWSTNDLLVTPDGRTYVDLYIADGGALTGAIGLVGSEGTIRIVAGGLALPNGLGLLPDASTLVASETHGSRLLAFTAAADGDLSSPTVFADLGPDRHPDGLCVDAAGGVWVGCYDTGEFLRVVAGGEITHRIEIDRGWAVAPALGGPDGRTLYLVVDDTSHEGLLAGESTGRILQARVDVPGVGSP; this is encoded by the coding sequence ATGACATCAGTCGAAGCCATCGCCGCGGTCCCATTCGTCGACGGGATCGTCTACGGCGAGGGGCCCCGATGGCACGGTGACCGCCTGTGGTTCACCGACGGCCTGGCCGGCCGGGTGTACTCGGCCGGCGAAACCGGCGACCTCGCCGTTGAGGTCGAACTCGCCCGCGCTTCCGGTCTCGGCTGGCTGCCCGACGAAACTCTCGTCGTGTCAACGCTTTTCGCAGCCGAGTTGCACCATGCCGACGCCCGCGGAAACGTCACGGCCAGCTACGACGTCAGCGACATCGCGTGGTCCACCAATGATCTCTTGGTGACGCCGGACGGTCGGACCTATGTCGACCTCTACATCGCTGACGGCGGCGCCTTGACCGGAGCCATCGGGCTGGTCGGCTCCGAGGGCACAATCCGGATCGTGGCCGGCGGGCTGGCGCTGCCCAACGGCCTGGGATTGCTGCCCGACGCGTCGACTCTGGTGGCCAGCGAGACCCACGGCTCCCGATTGCTGGCCTTCACCGCCGCGGCCGACGGCGATCTCAGCTCCCCTACCGTATTCGCCGACCTCGGTCCCGACCGGCACCCCGACGGATTGTGTGTCGATGCCGCCGGAGGAGTCTGGGTCGGCTGCTACGACACCGGCGAGTTCCTGCGGGTGGTCGCCGGCGGTGAGATCACGCACCGCATCGAGATCGACCGCGGATGGGCGGTGGCGCCGGCGCTGGGCGGTCCCGACGGGCGGACGCTGTATCTCGTGGTCGACGACACCAGCCACGAAGGCCTGCTGGCAGGCGAGTCGACGGGTCGGATCCTGCAGGCGCGGGTCGACGTCCCCGGCGTGGGTTCACCCTGA
- a CDS encoding NAD(P)/FAD-dependent oxidoreductase produces MRVLIIGGGFGGLFCARRLGGTDVDVTLLDRAAGHLFQPLLYQCATGTLSFGQISRPLREEFARHRNVTTLLGEAVDIDPQQRQVTARRPDETTFTIDYDVLVVAAGMQQSYFGKEHFAQWAPGMKTLDDAANIRQRVFTAFEIAETLPPGPERDGWLTFAVAGGGPTGVELAGQIREMATRTLAHEFHSIEPEEARVLLFDGGERVLKAFCPELGEKATRSLQRLGVELHMGVHVTDVSRDGVTVSPKAGGPDEQYVARTVLWTAGVEAVPFARHVAKVLGAESDRSGRIAVGPDLSVAGYPEVFVIGDLAGRENLPGVAENAMQGGWHVASCIRRELAGKQRRPFRYHDLGSAAYIARGQALLQVGPVKIAGVLGWLAWGFLHIAFLTGIRNRLSTVTTWLGTIARARRAHRAFMLGATGLPEQRYTWTTWDALTPPPEAPPDAGDR; encoded by the coding sequence ATGAGGGTGTTGATCATCGGTGGGGGATTCGGCGGTTTGTTCTGTGCCCGCCGGTTGGGCGGAACCGATGTCGACGTGACGCTGCTGGACCGGGCGGCCGGCCACCTGTTCCAGCCGCTGCTCTACCAGTGCGCCACCGGAACGTTGAGCTTCGGGCAGATCAGCCGCCCGCTGCGTGAGGAATTCGCCCGGCACCGCAACGTCACCACGCTGCTCGGTGAGGCGGTCGACATCGACCCGCAGCAGCGCCAGGTCACCGCCCGACGGCCGGATGAGACCACGTTCACCATCGACTACGACGTGCTCGTGGTGGCCGCCGGGATGCAGCAGTCCTACTTCGGCAAAGAACACTTCGCGCAGTGGGCACCCGGAATGAAGACGCTCGACGATGCGGCCAACATCCGGCAGCGGGTTTTCACCGCCTTCGAAATCGCGGAGACGTTGCCGCCGGGGCCGGAGCGTGACGGCTGGTTGACGTTCGCCGTCGCAGGCGGTGGTCCCACCGGGGTGGAGTTGGCCGGGCAGATCCGCGAGATGGCAACCCGCACCCTGGCCCACGAGTTCCACAGCATCGAGCCCGAGGAAGCCCGGGTGCTGTTGTTCGACGGCGGTGAGCGGGTGCTGAAGGCCTTCTGTCCCGAGCTGGGGGAGAAGGCGACCCGGTCGCTGCAGCGGCTGGGGGTCGAGCTCCACATGGGTGTGCACGTGACCGATGTCAGCCGGGACGGAGTGACCGTCAGCCCGAAGGCCGGGGGTCCCGACGAGCAATACGTGGCACGAACCGTGTTGTGGACGGCAGGTGTCGAAGCCGTTCCCTTCGCCCGGCACGTCGCGAAAGTGCTCGGTGCCGAATCCGATCGCAGCGGGAGAATCGCTGTGGGGCCTGATCTTTCGGTGGCCGGGTATCCCGAGGTCTTCGTGATCGGCGATCTGGCCGGTCGCGAGAACCTGCCCGGAGTTGCCGAGAACGCGATGCAGGGCGGGTGGCACGTCGCCTCCTGCATCCGCCGGGAACTCGCCGGAAAGCAGCGACGGCCGTTCCGCTACCACGACCTCGGTTCAGCGGCGTATATCGCTCGGGGACAAGCACTTCTGCAGGTCGGCCCGGTCAAGATCGCCGGGGTTCTCGGCTGGCTGGCATGGGGATTCCTGCACATCGCGTTCCTCACCGGCATCCGCAACCGCCTCAGCACCGTGACCACCTGGCTCGGCACCATCGCGCGGGCCCGCCGCGCCCACCGGGCCTTCATGCTCGGCGCGACCGGCCTTCCCGAGCAGCGCTACACGTGGACCACCTGGGACGCGCTCACCCCGCCGCCCGAGGCGCCGCCGGACGCGGGCGACCGCTAG
- a CDS encoding glycosyltransferase 87 family protein codes for MTAPHRVHVVSTHAVVIAWLAAAALLVVHQLLEPFTAGSHMGLFTNGGDLDVYRHGGQQLLDGRALYDTELPGGGWFTYPPFAGIVFIPIALMSFPAAQVIWMAISLTALAMTIWRCATVLGYRPDLRLGLLTIALSLAAVDIEAVRGTLWQGQINLVLMSMIVWDLTRPPSARLRGWSVGIAAGIKLTAVVFIPFLFFTRQWRAGFTALGAALTTAALTWCVLPTDSATYWLHAVFQTDRIGPLTHPGNFSIGGVLSTLTAPAPMPTMWWMIAIGAAAILGFVAAQRAQQFGHPLLAITLIGMLSCTVPPLAWGHHWVWTVPLLAILVDRAVRSTGPARAGWAAGALAVYLAVFMWFAAWLYRTSHQLSAGYGTYIEALDAAIATMTKPDKLLVVSTNPTLFIVTALVTVAFVHRRPNPTRLPGDIGDPEVSHVAG; via the coding sequence GTGACTGCGCCACACCGCGTCCACGTCGTTTCGACGCACGCGGTGGTGATTGCCTGGCTGGCGGCCGCTGCGTTGCTGGTCGTTCACCAACTCCTGGAACCATTCACCGCGGGATCGCACATGGGGTTGTTCACCAACGGTGGCGATCTCGACGTCTATCGCCACGGCGGGCAGCAGCTACTCGACGGCCGCGCCCTGTACGACACCGAACTGCCCGGTGGCGGCTGGTTCACCTACCCGCCGTTCGCGGGCATCGTCTTCATTCCCATCGCCTTGATGAGTTTCCCCGCCGCCCAGGTGATCTGGATGGCCATCTCATTGACCGCGCTGGCCATGACGATCTGGCGATGTGCCACGGTCCTGGGCTACCGGCCCGATCTCCGCCTGGGACTGCTCACAATCGCGTTGAGCCTCGCCGCCGTGGACATCGAGGCGGTGCGGGGCACCCTGTGGCAGGGGCAGATCAATCTCGTCCTGATGTCGATGATCGTCTGGGACCTCACCCGGCCACCCTCAGCCCGGCTGCGCGGATGGTCGGTCGGCATCGCCGCCGGTATCAAACTGACCGCCGTGGTGTTCATCCCTTTCCTGTTCTTCACCCGGCAGTGGCGTGCCGGTTTCACCGCGCTGGGCGCGGCGCTGACCACTGCCGCACTCACCTGGTGTGTCCTGCCGACCGACTCCGCCACTTACTGGCTGCACGCGGTGTTCCAAACCGATCGAATCGGGCCACTCACCCATCCCGGAAACTTCTCGATCGGAGGAGTTCTGTCCACCCTCACAGCGCCGGCACCGATGCCGACCATGTGGTGGATGATCGCGATCGGCGCCGCAGCGATATTGGGTTTCGTTGCCGCACAACGGGCACAGCAGTTCGGGCACCCCTTGTTGGCAATCACGCTGATCGGAATGCTGTCGTGCACGGTGCCACCGCTGGCCTGGGGGCATCACTGGGTGTGGACCGTTCCGCTGCTGGCCATCCTGGTCGACCGGGCGGTGCGGTCCACCGGTCCGGCTCGTGCCGGCTGGGCGGCGGGTGCGCTGGCGGTCTACCTGGCGGTGTTCATGTGGTTCGCCGCTTGGCTCTACCGGACCTCACATCAGCTCAGCGCCGGCTACGGCACCTACATCGAGGCACTCGACGCCGCCATCGCGACGATGACCAAGCCGGACAAACTGCTGGTGGTGTCCACCAACCCCACGCTGTTCATCGTCACCGCCCTGGTAACGGTGGCGTTCGTGCACCGCAGGCCGAACCCGACGCGACTGCCCGGTGATATCGGCGATCCCGAGGTGTCTCACGTGGCAGGCTGA
- a CDS encoding peptidoglycan-binding domain-containing protein: protein MPPYPTVTLKNGSQGQQVATLQALLNLDYPAYSHLVVDGEFGAQTEAVIREFQKRAGLFVNGVADAQTLAKLDELTTQGAGAGEELKQCSGGILASPSTSCPFAQNVRQEYFAVPGDSVQINVFSPVTHQTYTMACVREGGWVTCRGGNNAVVQFPFN, encoded by the coding sequence ATGCCTCCATATCCGACAGTCACATTGAAGAACGGCAGTCAGGGCCAGCAGGTTGCGACGCTGCAGGCGCTGCTGAACCTGGACTACCCGGCCTATTCGCACCTGGTGGTGGACGGCGAGTTCGGCGCACAGACCGAAGCCGTCATCCGCGAATTCCAGAAGCGGGCCGGCCTGTTCGTCAACGGCGTCGCGGACGCCCAGACGCTCGCCAAGCTCGACGAACTGACAACGCAGGGCGCCGGGGCGGGTGAGGAGCTGAAGCAGTGCAGCGGAGGCATTCTCGCCAGTCCGAGCACCTCATGTCCGTTCGCCCAGAACGTTCGCCAGGAGTACTTCGCCGTGCCGGGAGATTCTGTGCAGATCAACGTCTTCAGCCCGGTGACACACCAGACCTACACCATGGCGTGCGTCCGGGAGGGCGGCTGGGTGACATGCCGCGGCGGCAACAACGCGGTCGTCCAGTTCCCGTTCAACTGA
- a CDS encoding TetR/AcrR family transcriptional regulator, with protein MAREIDQVKRDRLLAGAASVFARVGVVDTSLRTLAGELGTSARMLVYYFGTRDQLMLEVLNRQQRQAIPETDDVELPVSVAAHRQWCFDDWYACTRGERSESLRVVLQVFGAACSRDSPYREYTWDTLTLLTRNSKARLAALGMSDHVAETRSRIALAAFQGFIIEFFTAEDPSYVDDTFSRFVDEFLLAPF; from the coding sequence GTGGCTCGCGAGATCGACCAGGTGAAGCGTGACCGCCTACTGGCCGGCGCGGCTTCGGTGTTCGCGCGCGTGGGAGTGGTCGATACCTCGCTGCGCACGTTGGCCGGCGAACTGGGAACCAGCGCTCGGATGCTGGTCTACTACTTCGGCACAAGAGATCAGTTGATGCTCGAAGTGCTGAACCGGCAACAGCGCCAGGCGATCCCGGAGACCGATGATGTGGAGTTGCCGGTGTCCGTCGCGGCGCACCGGCAGTGGTGCTTTGACGACTGGTACGCCTGCACCCGCGGTGAGCGGAGCGAAAGTCTGCGCGTGGTCCTCCAGGTGTTCGGTGCCGCCTGCAGTCGCGACAGCCCGTACCGCGAATACACCTGGGACACGCTCACGCTGCTCACCCGCAACTCGAAGGCGCGGTTGGCGGCGCTCGGGATGTCCGACCACGTCGCCGAGACGCGCTCACGCATCGCCCTCGCAGCATTTCAAGGGTTCATCATCGAGTTCTTCACCGCTGAGGACCCCTCCTACGTGGATGACACCTTCAGCCGATTCGTCGACGAGTTCCTGCTGGCGCCCTTCTAA
- a CDS encoding RNA polymerase sigma factor yields MDSAAVDEGRLRDLIPGVLAALVRRGADFATAEDAVQEAVVRAWETWPKQQPDDPKAWLITTAWRRFLDITRSEVARRDREARVSAEPAAGPAPVADDTLQLYFLCAHPSLSPSSAVALTLRAVGGLTTRQIAQAYLVPESTMAQRISRAKRTVSTIRLDRPGDLGTVLRVLYLVFNEGYSGDIDLAAEAIRLARQLARTTDDPEVAGLLALFLLHHARRRARTRADGTLVPLAEQDRTLWRRDLIAEGVWVLQAALARDRLGEYQAQAAVAALHADARSAEETDWVQIVEWYDELVALTDSPVVRLNRAVAVGEADGPQAGLAALAELDPALPRHTAAAAYLHERAGHLATAAQLYVQAAGEAQSLAERNHLTLRASVLHGRISDEDD; encoded by the coding sequence ATGGACTCCGCCGCGGTGGACGAGGGCCGGTTGCGGGATCTCATTCCCGGTGTCCTGGCCGCCCTCGTCCGCCGCGGGGCGGACTTCGCGACAGCCGAGGACGCCGTCCAGGAAGCCGTGGTCCGGGCCTGGGAGACCTGGCCGAAGCAGCAACCCGACGACCCCAAGGCCTGGCTGATCACCACCGCGTGGCGGCGTTTCCTCGACATCACGCGATCCGAGGTGGCCCGGCGTGACCGTGAGGCGCGGGTCTCGGCCGAACCGGCCGCGGGACCTGCCCCGGTGGCCGATGACACGTTGCAGCTCTACTTCCTGTGTGCGCACCCCAGCCTGTCCCCGTCGTCGGCCGTCGCACTGACGTTGCGCGCGGTCGGCGGGCTGACCACGCGCCAGATCGCGCAGGCCTATCTCGTGCCGGAATCGACGATGGCGCAACGCATCAGCCGCGCCAAGCGCACTGTCAGCACGATCCGGCTCGACCGGCCCGGTGACTTGGGCACCGTGCTGCGCGTGCTGTATCTGGTGTTCAACGAGGGCTACAGCGGCGATATCGACCTGGCGGCCGAGGCGATCAGGCTGGCCCGCCAATTGGCCCGGACCACCGACGATCCGGAAGTCGCGGGCCTGCTCGCGTTGTTCCTGCTGCACCACGCCAGGCGCCGAGCGCGGACGCGCGCCGACGGGACCCTGGTGCCCCTGGCCGAGCAGGACCGCACGCTGTGGCGGCGCGATCTCATCGCCGAGGGGGTGTGGGTGCTGCAAGCCGCGCTGGCACGGGACCGGCTCGGGGAGTACCAGGCGCAGGCCGCGGTGGCGGCGTTGCACGCCGATGCCCGGTCTGCCGAGGAGACCGACTGGGTGCAGATCGTCGAGTGGTACGACGAACTCGTGGCGCTCACCGACAGCCCGGTGGTGCGACTCAACCGCGCCGTCGCAGTCGGTGAGGCCGACGGGCCGCAGGCGGGTCTGGCGGCGCTCGCCGAACTCGACCCCGCGCTGCCGCGCCACACCGCAGCGGCGGCCTATCTGCACGAGCGCGCGGGCCACCTCGCGACGGCCGCACAGCTCTACGTGCAGGCGGCGGGCGAAGCGCAATCGCTGGCCGAGCGCAACCATCTCACCCTGCGGGCGTCGGTCTTGCACGGTCGCATTTCCGATGAGGACGATTAA
- a CDS encoding NAD(P)/FAD-dependent oxidoreductase, whose amino-acid sequence MPRVLVVGSGFAGLWAALGAARRVEELGTAADAVQITVVSERPYHDIRVRNYETELADCRIPLAELLDPVGVDHIVAEVTEIDVEARKVTAQQGGRTVVVSYDRLVLAAGSRVARPNIPGLAEFGFDVDTFDGASRLAAHLDTLAANPQVSGADTVVVVGAGLTGIETACELPTRLAANFDSSLTPKVLLVDHNPQVGSDMGASARPVIEAALSDNGVQVMTGVSVTAVDIGALTLSSGKTVPAATVVWCAGMRASPLTSQLPVPLDRFGRLPVDDYLRVEGVPAVFAAGDVAAARVDDGHLSVMSCQHGRPMGRYAGYNVIGDLLGRPMRALRIPWYVTVLDLGPAGAVYTEGWARDVVATGAAAKATKKTINTERIYPPLTGDRQALLAAAAPELQARPARGSGSIS is encoded by the coding sequence GTGCCGCGGGTACTGGTCGTCGGGTCGGGTTTCGCCGGGTTGTGGGCGGCGCTCGGTGCGGCCAGGCGCGTCGAAGAACTCGGAACAGCGGCCGACGCTGTGCAGATCACGGTGGTCAGCGAGCGTCCGTATCACGACATCCGGGTCCGCAATTACGAGACCGAGCTCGCCGACTGCCGAATCCCGTTGGCGGAGCTGCTGGATCCCGTCGGCGTCGACCACATCGTCGCGGAGGTCACCGAGATCGACGTGGAGGCTCGCAAAGTCACGGCACAGCAGGGTGGGCGCACTGTGGTTGTCAGCTATGACCGACTGGTGCTGGCCGCCGGCAGTCGGGTGGCGCGGCCGAACATTCCCGGGCTGGCCGAGTTCGGTTTCGACGTCGACACCTTCGACGGCGCGAGCCGACTCGCCGCCCACCTCGACACGTTGGCCGCCAATCCTCAGGTATCGGGTGCGGACACGGTCGTCGTCGTCGGGGCTGGACTCACCGGCATCGAGACCGCCTGCGAACTGCCCACGCGGCTCGCCGCGAACTTCGACAGCTCCCTGACCCCGAAGGTCCTGCTCGTCGACCACAACCCGCAGGTCGGCTCGGACATGGGGGCATCGGCCCGTCCGGTGATCGAAGCGGCATTGTCCGACAACGGAGTTCAGGTCATGACCGGAGTCAGTGTGACCGCGGTCGACATCGGGGCGCTGACCCTGTCATCGGGGAAAACGGTGCCCGCAGCCACCGTGGTGTGGTGCGCGGGAATGCGGGCCAGTCCACTGACGTCGCAGCTGCCGGTGCCGCTGGATCGGTTCGGCCGGCTGCCGGTCGACGACTATCTCCGCGTCGAAGGCGTGCCCGCGGTGTTCGCGGCCGGCGACGTGGCAGCCGCGCGGGTGGACGACGGCCACCTGTCGGTGATGTCGTGTCAGCACGGCAGGCCGATGGGCCGCTACGCCGGGTACAACGTGATCGGCGACCTTCTCGGCCGGCCCATGCGTGCTCTGCGAATCCCGTGGTATGTCACGGTTCTCGACCTGGGCCCGGCCGGCGCGGTCTACACCGAGGGCTGGGCCCGCGACGTCGTGGCCACCGGTGCAGCGGCCAAGGCCACCAAGAAGACCATCAACACCGAACGGATCTATCCCCCGTTGACCGGTGACCGGCAGGCCCTCCTCGCGGCGGCCGCCCCCGAACTTCAGGCGCGGCCGGCCCGGGGCTCCGGGTCCATCAGTTGA
- a CDS encoding YciI family protein: MAKYLFLKHYRGAPAAVNDVPMNEWTPDEIQAHIQYMNDFADRLKDTGEYVDSQALAPEGAWVRHDGPGKPPVTDGPFAETKDLIAGWMIVDVDSYDRAVELAGELSAAPGAGGRPIHEWLEVRPFLTAAPTVTE, from the coding sequence ATGGCCAAGTACCTGTTTCTCAAGCATTACCGAGGCGCGCCGGCGGCCGTCAACGACGTCCCCATGAACGAGTGGACGCCCGACGAGATCCAGGCCCACATCCAGTACATGAACGACTTCGCGGACCGGCTGAAGGACACTGGCGAGTACGTCGACAGCCAGGCGCTGGCCCCGGAAGGGGCCTGGGTCCGCCACGACGGCCCGGGCAAACCGCCGGTGACCGACGGCCCGTTCGCCGAGACCAAGGATCTGATCGCGGGCTGGATGATCGTCGACGTCGACTCGTACGACCGCGCGGTGGAGTTGGCAGGCGAATTGTCGGCGGCCCCGGGGGCAGGCGGCAGGCCGATCCACGAGTGGCTCGAGGTGCGTCCGTTCCTGACCGCTGCACCGACCGTCACCGAGTGA
- a CDS encoding threonine/serine exporter family protein → MAEEGLNGRDRLRGGLRIALRGRRDPAPVAGRRSRASAGMGDVHTRKVLDLTIRLAEVMLSSGSGTADVVATTQDVAQAYRLTDCVVDITVATIIVSALPTADSPPVTIMRAVRTRSTDYTRLAHLDRLVRRITSGGITVDEAHEAMDELTESPHPFPRWLATAGWAGFALGIAMLLGGNWLTCLLASLTAALIDRVGRLLNRIGTPFFFQHAVGAAIATLIALGAYRYTGQGLSALVATGIVLLLSGMTLVGAVQDALTGYMVTAVARLGDAVFLTAGIVVGITGALQAATLLGFQIELHVNTAGTFITPRGPLPIVLAVLGASLAGICLTMASYAPLRSLPTAGLAAGLAELTLIGLGTAGFGQWAATGIAAIGVGFLATLISIRRQSPALVTATAGIMPMLPGLAVFWAVFAFAVDENFGEGLAHLLTAAATALALGSGVVMGELLGSPLRYRAGRIGEFFRKEGPPGLRRAVGQVVQLQPADNASAVSPPRAESVPLEPPSADEPDDDETEDSGSG, encoded by the coding sequence ATGGCTGAGGAAGGTCTGAACGGCAGAGATCGCCTGCGCGGAGGGCTGCGCATCGCCCTGCGGGGGCGGCGGGACCCGGCACCGGTGGCCGGCCGGCGCAGTCGCGCGTCGGCCGGGATGGGTGACGTGCACACCCGCAAGGTCCTCGACCTGACCATCCGCCTGGCCGAGGTCATGCTCTCGTCGGGCTCGGGCACCGCCGACGTCGTGGCCACCACCCAGGACGTCGCACAGGCGTACCGGCTGACCGATTGCGTCGTCGACATCACCGTCGCGACGATCATCGTGTCGGCGCTGCCCACCGCGGACAGCCCGCCGGTCACGATCATGCGCGCGGTGCGCACCAGGTCGACGGACTACACCCGGCTCGCCCATCTCGACCGGCTGGTGCGACGCATCACCTCCGGCGGTATCACGGTCGACGAGGCGCACGAGGCGATGGACGAGCTCACCGAGAGCCCGCATCCGTTCCCGCGGTGGCTCGCGACCGCCGGCTGGGCGGGTTTCGCGCTCGGCATCGCAATGCTGCTGGGCGGCAACTGGCTGACCTGTCTGCTGGCGAGCCTGACCGCCGCGTTGATCGACCGCGTCGGCCGCCTGCTGAACCGGATCGGCACACCGTTCTTCTTCCAGCATGCGGTCGGGGCGGCGATTGCCACCCTGATCGCTCTTGGTGCCTACCGCTATACCGGCCAGGGGCTCAGCGCGCTGGTCGCCACCGGGATCGTGTTGTTGCTGTCCGGCATGACCTTGGTCGGTGCCGTGCAGGACGCGTTGACCGGCTACATGGTCACGGCGGTCGCACGGCTCGGTGACGCGGTCTTTCTCACCGCGGGGATCGTCGTCGGCATCACCGGTGCACTGCAGGCCGCCACGCTGCTCGGGTTCCAGATCGAACTGCACGTCAACACGGCAGGCACCTTCATCACCCCGCGGGGTCCGCTGCCGATCGTGCTGGCGGTTCTCGGCGCGTCACTGGCCGGAATCTGCCTGACCATGGCCAGCTATGCGCCGCTGCGTTCACTGCCCACGGCCGGGCTGGCCGCCGGGCTGGCGGAGCTGACGTTGATCGGGCTGGGAACCGCCGGGTTCGGCCAATGGGCGGCTACCGGAATCGCGGCGATCGGGGTCGGTTTCCTGGCCACCTTGATCTCCATTCGCCGGCAGTCCCCGGCGCTGGTGACGGCGACCGCCGGCATCATGCCGATGCTGCCCGGCCTCGCGGTGTTCTGGGCGGTGTTCGCCTTCGCCGTGGACGAGAATTTCGGTGAGGGACTGGCGCACCTGCTGACCGCGGCAGCGACGGCGTTGGCCCTGGGCAGCGGCGTGGTGATGGGTGAGCTGCTCGGCTCGCCGCTGCGCTACCGCGCCGGACGGATCGGCGAGTTCTTCCGCAAAGAAGGTCCGCCCGGGCTGCGCCGCGCGGTGGGCCAGGTGGTCCAGCTGCAGCCGGCCGACAATGCGTCTGCGGTCAGCCCGCCCCGTGCCGAAAGCGTCCCGCTGGAGCCGCCGTCGGCCGACGAACCGGATGACGATGAAACCGAAGACTCGGGCTCAGGGTGA